Proteins from one Podospora pseudoanserina strain CBS 124.78 chromosome 1, whole genome shotgun sequence genomic window:
- a CDS encoding hypothetical protein (EggNog:ENOG503P43W): protein MDSQRVLSLWDQAALRGYMSVALCFPTSLTAKPSGHDIVGRIRQSLRRLALERAEFAGNLTVQHTNVVLQQTKSDFIPLEVLHTPSDAPSDTLFKMSYDELAARGFPAKAFVHPDFTLNIPLEEGGEPVPVSKFRVLFLIEGGFVLFVNLHHSFADGSNLATFLEFFGKATVAEDKNDPIGAYQAANVWLSLPFEKCGKDFSSLLAKCPEYALLDESTGPTKPILSTLPNAPETNDVGKTFIIDLDKITNLFDKSLKLSAFFGFSAIAWSHIARARLSGVEPVQQWAFRNQVPAFWNPADWSNKFKKLFAEGEYADKKYFDAIQGYYGNSVTLPITRGPIKVLDLLSACRWNTHASGRDSLIEIATAIRDANKAVNEDFVLTRTALFHNTPDIRKLGMNLDSRGPQHLSVNTWGFLGTEAKFFFPGLRNAVTGGDGVRAEAVCRVQGAWAKAPHCLALPHRRTINPKKEWEVVITLPERSMETLLADSTFMSVVKKVVE, encoded by the coding sequence ATGGATTCTCAGAGAGTGCTGTCCCTTTGGGACCAAGCTGCCCTTCGAGGCTACATGTCTGTTGCCCTCTGCTTTCCTACCAGCCTCACCGCTAAGCCTTCGGGACATGACATCGTTGGCCGCATCAGGCAGTCGCTCAGGCGGCTCGCTTTGGAGCGGGCAGAGTTTGCCGGCAATCTCACGGTGCAGCACACCAACGTTGTTCTCCAGCAGACCAAATCGGACTTTATCCCCTTGGAGGTGCTCCACACCCCCTCTGACGCCCCCTCTGACACCCTCTTTAAGATGTCTTATGACGAGCTGGCGGCCCGAGGCTTCCCGGCCAAGGCTTTCGTCCATCCCGACTTCACTCTGAACATTCCtttggaagaagggggtgaaCCTGTCCCGGTCTCTAAATTCCGGGTTCTCTTCCTCATCGAGGGTGGGTTCGTTCTCTTTGTCAACCTCCACCATTCTTTTGCAGACGGATCCAACCTGGCTACTTTCCTTGAGTTTTTTGGCAAGGCCACCGTCGCTGAGGACAAAAATGACCCCATCGGTGCTTACCAAGCAGCCAACGTTTGGCTGAGCCTTCCCTTTGAAAAGTGCGGCAAGGACTTCTCGAGTCTCCTGGCCAAGTGTCCGGAGTACGCTCTACTGGACGAGTCTACCGGCCCGACCAAACCCATCCTCTCGACTCTCCCCAACGCTCCTGAGACCAATGATGTTGGCAAGACTTTCATTATAGATCTTGACAAGATTACTAACCTTTTCGACAAGTCGTTGAAGCTCTCGGCCTTTTTCGGATTTTCTGCCATCGCTTGGTCTCACATCGCCAGGGCCCGTCTCTCCGGTGTGGAACCTGTTCAGCAGTGGGCTTTCCGGAACCAGGTCCCGGCCTTCTGGAACCCCGCTGACTGGTCcaacaagttcaagaagCTGTTCGCCGAGGGGGAGTACGCCGACAAGAAGTACTTTGATGCCATCCAAGGCTATTACGGTAACTCGGTGACCCTTCCCATCACTCGTGGACCCATCAAAGTTCTCGACCTTCTTTCTGCTTGCCGTTGGAACACCCACGCCTCGGGTCGCGACAGCCTCATCGAGATCGCTACGGCCATCAGGGATGCCAACAAGGCCGTCAACGAAGACTTCGTCCTCACCCGGACCGCTCTCTTCCACAACACCCCGGATATCCGCAAGCTAGGCATGAACCTCGACTCTCGTGGTCCCCAGCACTTGTCGGTCAACACCTGGGGCTTCTTGGGCACCGAAGCCAagttcttcttccccggtCTCAGAAACGCTGTGaccggtggtgatggtgtgagAGCTGAGGCTGTCTGCCGTGTTCAGGGCGCGTGGGCCAAGGCTCCTCACTGTCTGgctctcccccaccgccgtaccatcaaccccaagaaGGAATGGGAGGTTGTGATTACTCTTCCGGAGAGATCCATGGAAACTCTGCTCGCTGACAGCACATTTATGTCTGTCGTCAAAAAAGTTGTGGAGTAG
- a CDS encoding hypothetical protein (EggNog:ENOG503NW7I) gives MADQVRAKITAAAAKNKELLAILQQTDHAIPSLEQQRRLVKDLEGEVRASDARVAAVDRKRKKEYHEHEKYRDSVLKRFAYKATGKREKFEQRAAKEEQEYFEALQEEHRETEINKDVKIQLQEARRVAADLERDVARHNDVQKQLDELYGRIFGGPTPGYPEEDEQEREANARTQAYQATKGKSEAERQALKILGEGQLRMKRALGFMEEALMHSRRDMFGGGTFTDMMERNALSQAEREVMSANMLVMQAQRMSPRVTNLPQVNIDQGNLMMDVFFDNIFTDMAFHDKIKASRESVLRAAMAMDGQVAATRQRVAQFEGQLRVEEQSMREAREKLQKVRERVFETVAASTPPPAYEP, from the coding sequence ATGGCCGACCAAGTCCGCGCCAAAATCACGGCGGCCGCCGCCAAAAACAAGGAACTCCTTGCCATCCTCCAACAAACCGACCACGCCATCCCCTCACTAGAACAACAGCGCCGCCTCGTCAAGGATCTCGAAGGCGAGGTCAGAGCCTCAGACGCGCGCGTCGCAGCGGTAGACCGCAAGCGCAAAAAGGAATACCACGAACACGAGAAATACCGTGACTCTGTCCTCAAGCGCTTTGCTTACAAGGCTACCGGCAAGCGCGAAAAGTTTGAACAGagggctgccaaggaggagcaagagtATTTTGAGGCGCTTCAAGAAGAACACCGAGAAACGGAAATCAACAAGGACGTCAAGATTCAGTTGCAGGAGGCGAGGCGAGTGGCTGCTGACTTGGAGAGGGATGTGGCGAGACATAACGATGTGCAAAAGCAGTTGGATGAGCTGTACGGCAGAATCTTTGGCGGGCCGACACCGGGGTAtccggaggaggatgagcaggAGCGGGAGGCCAATGCAAGGACTCAGGCGTACCAGGCTACCAAGGGCAAGTCAGAGGCGGAGAGGCAGGCTTTGAAGATTTTGGGAGAGGGTCAgttgaggatgaagagagcGCTGGGCTTcatggaggaggcgttgATGCACTCGAGGCGGGATATGTTTGGTGGCGGGACCTTTACGGACATGATGGAGCGAAATGCGCTGTCGCAGGCTGAGAGGGAGGTCATGTCGGCAAACATGCTGGTGATGCAGGCTCAGCGCATGAGCCCAAGAGTCACCAACCTGCCGCAGGTCAATATCGACCAAGGCAACTTGATGATGGATGTATTCTTTGACAACATTTTCACCGACATGGCGTTCCacgacaagatcaaggctTCAAGGGAGAGTGTGTTGCGGGCAGCCATGGCGATGGACGGGCAGGTTGCCGCTACAAGGCAAAGGGTGGCCCAGTTCGAGGGACAgctgagggtggaggagcagagtATGAGGGAGGCTCGCGAAAAGCTGCAAAAGGTCAGAGAGAGGGTGTTTGAGACTGTGGCAGCAagtacaccaccgccggcataTGAGCCTTGA
- a CDS encoding hypothetical protein (EggNog:ENOG503NUFV; COG:Q), with the protein MAVILNILPVIVTVVLLAKLLTIGRRPKNLPPGPPTIPILGNLHLMPTRDAHLQFEKWAREYGPVYSLILGTKVMIVLSSDKAVKELLDKKSNMYSHRQEMYLGQTLCSGDLRILMMGYTPRWRMCRKMVHTLLNISAAKSYVPYQMLENKQMLFDILNTPERAMYHVRRYTNSLTTTMVFGWRSETYDDPKMMQLFDGFGEFAELNQTGAAGLMDFFPIIRYLPDFLLPARVKAKELHKKEKALYLGHWLKAKQDTLNGTITRCFSEDLVEAQKTEGFDDDQAAYISGTLLEAGSDTTSSTLYAFIQAMVLYPEVQKRAQEIIDRVIGDKRLPTMDDEQDLQYIRQIMKEALRWMPTTIMGAVPHAVTKDDYYDGYLIPANAGVVNNVWAIHMDPARHPEPRKFNPDRYENDFQSLGDAAANPDYTKRDQFTFGAGRRICPGIHVAERSLFLGISRILWAFDIKPYVDAQGNTILPDQEKLTQGFVCQPEEFKCTITPRSEARKQIVINEWQQAQDECIDPVTKQWKVNPLGPARSRKA; encoded by the exons ATGGCTGTCAttctcaacatcctccccgTCATTGTGACGGTGGTACTGTTGGCCAAACTCCTGACCATTGGTCGCCGGCCCAAGAACCTCCCTCCTGGACCTCCTACCATTCCCATCTTGGGCAATCTTCACTTG ATGCCCACTCGGGATGCTCATCTTCAGTTCGAGAAGTGGGCTCGTGAATATGGCCCAGTCTACAGCTTGATTCTCGGTACCAAGGTCATGATCGTTCTCTCGAGCGACAAGGCTGTCAAGGAGCTCTtggacaagaagagcaacATGTACTCGCATCGTCAGGAGATGTACCTCGGTCAGACTCTCTGCAGTGGTGACCTCCGCATTCTCATGATGGGCTACACCCCTCGCTGGCGCATGTGCCGCAAGATGGTGCACACCCTTCTCAACATCTCTGCCGCCAAGTCCTACGTCCCCTACCAGATGCTCGAGAACAAGCAGATGCTCTTCgacatcctcaacacccccgaGCGCGCCATGTACCACGTCCGTCGCTACACCAACTctctgaccaccaccatggtcTTTGGCTGGCGCAGCGAGACCTACGATGACCCCAAGATGATGCAGCTCTTTGACGGTTTCGGCGAGTTCGCCGAGCTCAACCAGACTGGTGCTGCCGGCCTCATGGActtcttccccatcatccgcTACCTCCCCGACTTCTTGCTCCCTGCTCgtgtcaaggccaaggagttgcacaagaaggagaaggctctCTATCTGGGTCACTGgctcaaggccaagcaggACACTCTCAACGGCACCATCACTCGCTGCTTCTCTGAGGACTTGGTTGAGGCTCAAAAGACCGAGggctttgacgacgaccAGGCTGCCTACATCTCCGGCACCCTCCTCGAGGCCGGCTccgacaccacctccagcactCTCTACGCTTTCATTCAGGCCATGGTCCTCTACCCCGAGGTTCAGAAGCGCGCCCAGGAGATCATCGACCGCGTCATTGGTGACAAGCGTCTGCCCACCATGGATGACGAGCAGGACCTGCAGTACATTCGCCAGATCATGAAGGAGGCTCTTCGCTGgatgcccaccaccatcatgggTGCTGTCCCCCACGCTGTCACCAAGGATGATTACTATGACGGTTACCTGATCCCTGCCAACGCCGGTGTTGTCAACAACGTCTGGGCTATCCACATGGACCCTGCGCGCCACCCCGAGCCCCGCAAGTTCAACCCGGACCGCTATGAGAACGACTTCCAGTCCCTCGGTGACGCCGCTGCCAACCCCGACTACACCAAGCGTGATCAGTTCACTTTTGGTGCTGGCCGTCGCATCTGCCCTGGTATCCACGTCGCCGAGCGCAGCTTGTTCCTTGGTATCTCTCGCATCCTCTGGGCCTTTGACATCAAGCCCTACGTTGACGCCCAGggcaacaccatcctccccgaccaGGAGAAGCTCACGCAGGGTTTCGTCTGCCAGCCCGAGGAGTTCAAGtgcaccatcaccccccgcTCCGAGGCCCGCAAGCAGATCGTCATCAACGAGTGGCAGCAGGCCCAGGATGAGTGCATCGACCCCGTCACCAAGCAGTGGAAGGTCAACCCCCTCGGCCCCGCCAGGTCCCGCAAGGCATAG
- a CDS encoding hypothetical protein (EggNog:ENOG503P31N; COG:K), whose product MSAMADTSGLHRCSVCFKTYKRREHLQRHRGTHTSERPHRCILCNAAFQRTDVLKRHLQTCDGAANSSSGRRRACDRCVRQKKACNSGQPCLNCEKRGVECTYGGSAGAGASNGASNSAAPLPAPPVSAPGPPSILGETSSAPPPLPPIMPQLPPVPAPIHHHHHHHQTFDDASSAIVSTHGGSMDDGTASTFDDVPYDDLDALIHQAVTTFPVLDGHHSMPDGWLDIDFSHQLNPGGHDGLTEQDHQAEAFQRELSPSSTTSEYRGYSFGFLYDFTSRTGLVSSFECATLAQRHQIVAAFHNSYLERQHPEFLGAVPPLFMPLDDPTAAALTASGVSGSNTLSSWSLWLHNPIVIKLQQVVLLIKNVVTVKPNNSTVTLTWSAALEQQCLQFFSPSRFARFIELYWSVWHPNVNILHRPTFDPTTCKSILLAAMALIDPADNEDAKVWFNCVEEMVFTDDDFCRDIEPSTEVTSPTSVLASRRKLQALQASYIVCLYQNWEGTDAGKRRIRRHRFSTVVSVARDLGIDTARHPDYSRQFKHDFNWMEFVVREELIRTFLWIFLVDTAFVIFNNLPHRMVIKEMKMHMASPEVCFQAASAEACLAEIHRWMPPSSPFGGMLLRDAIEQLCIGPMSPEMHRHFSHLGPVNLFATVSAIHYMIFQHQNLFGVEGQLIPIRNALDNWITIWERCFDMSTSCWPHGLLQDHNLPPEMLWKRIGFVRFSAEYWLLGSLLTNRLSATISKPMARHPHMGASPPEQYGDQGVVTKPARVEPILDKYDQTSMRQVNDLITDFQKFNVE is encoded by the exons ATGTCAGCAATGGCCGACACCTCAGGACTCCACCGCTGCTCCGTGTGCTTCAAGACCTACAAACGGCGAGAGCACCTCCAGCGCCATCGCGGCACGCACACATCCGAGAGACCCCACCGCTGCATCCTCTGCAATGCTGCCTTCCAGCGGACCGATGTGTTGAAGCGCCATCTCCAGACCTGTGACGGCGCCGCCAACTCGTCCTCGGGCCGTCGTCGTGCCTGTGACCGCTGTGTTCGCCAGAAGAAGGCCTGCAACTCGGGCCAGCCGTGTCTCAACTGCGAAAAGAGAGGTGTCGAGTGCACCTATGGCGGCtctgccggtgccggtgccagTAACGGTGCCAGCAATAGCGCAGCCCCCCTCCCTGCTCCTCCTGTCTCCGCCCCCGGACCCCCTTCCATCCTGGGAGAGacctcctcagctcctcctcctcttccccctaTCATGCCACAGCTCCCACCGGTACCGGCCCcgatacaccaccaccaccaccaccaccagacctTTGACGATGCTTCCTCGGCCATCGTCTCGACTCACGGCGGCAGCATGGACGACGGCACAGCGTCCACCTTTGATGATGTGCCCTATGACGATCTCGATGCCCTGATCCACCAAGCCGTCACAACATTTCCTGTTCTTGACGGTCACCACTCCATGCCGGACGGATGGCTGGATATCGACTTCTCCCACCAACTCAATCCCGGCGGGCATGACGGCCTCACCGAGCAAGATCACCAAGCCGAGGCTTTCCAGCGGGAGCTGAGCCCAAGCTCAACCACTTCAGAGTATAGAGGCTACTCTTTTGGATTCTTGTACGACTTCACCAGCCGGACTGGTTTGGTCTCATCGTTCGAATGTGCTACTCTGGCTCAGCGGCACCAGATCGTGGCGGCATTTCATAATTCCTACCTAGAACGCCAACATCCAGAATTCTTGGGTGCCGTTCCACCTCTCTTCATGCCACTAGACGACCCAACTGCCGCCGCACTAACGGCTAGTGGCGTGTCCGGCAGCAACACCCTTTCATCTTGGTCACTATGGCTCCATAACCCTATAGTAATCAAACTGCAGCAGGTGGTCTTACTAATCAAAAATGTTGTCACGGTCAAGCCGAACAATAGCACTGTCACCCTCACGTGGTCCGCCGCCCTTGAACAGCAGTGTCTTCAGTTCTTCTCGCCATCGAGGTTCGCCAGGTTCATCGAGCTATACTGGTCAGTCTGGCATCCGAACGTGAACATACTCCATCGCCCAACCTTTGACCCGACCACGTGCAAGTCCATCCTCTTGGCCGCCATGGCGCTCATAG ACCCAGCGGACAATGAAGATGCCAAGGTGTGGTTCAACTgtgtggaggagatggtctTTACAGATGACGACTTCTGTAGGGATATTGAGCCTAGCACAGAAgtcacctccccaacaagTGTGCTTGCCAGCCGCCGCAAGCTTCAAGCACTACAAGCCTCGTACATTGTATGTCTGTACCAAAATTGGGAAGGAACTGATGccgggaagaggaggattcgCCGCCATCGGTTCAGCACAGTGGTGTCT GTGGCGCGAGATCTGGGTATCGACACTGCTCGACATCCTGACTACAGCAGGCAGTTCAAGCATGATTTCAACTGGATGGAGTTCGTCGTGCGGGAGGAACTTATTCG CACGTTCTTGTGGATATTCCTTGTCGACACGGCATTCGTCATTTTCAACAACCTGCCCCATCGCATGGTGATCAAGGAGATGAAAATGCACATGGCAAGCCCGGAGGTGTGTTTCCAGGCCGCTAGCGCAGAGGCGTGTCTCGCAGAGATCCATCGATGGATGCCTCCATCAAGTCCGTTTGGGGGCATGCTCCTTCGCGATGCGATTGAGCAGCTTTGCATTGGTCCCATGTCCCCCGAAATGCACCGGCACTTTTCTCATCTAGGTCCTGTCAACCTGTTCGCAACGGTTTCGG CGATTCATTACATGATCTTCCAACACCAAAATCTGTTTGGCGTCGAAGGCCAACTTATACCGATTCGCAATGCATTGGACAACTGGATCACCATATGGGAGAGGTGTTTTGACATGTCAACATCATGTTGGCCCCACGGGCTCCTGCAAGATCACAATCTGCCTCCCGAGATGCTCTGGAAGCGGATCGGGTTTGTCCGGTTCTCAGCCGAGTACTGGCTTCTCGGGAGTCTTCTCACAAATCGCCTCTCTGCGACGATTTCAAAGCCCATGGCCCGTCACCCTCACATGGGTGCCTCTCCACCCGAACAATATGGCGACCAGGGAGTCGTCACCAAGCCGGCCAGGGTTGAGCCAATCTTGGACAAGTACGACCAGACGAGCATGCGGCAGGTCAACGACCTCATCACGGACTTTCAAAAGTTCAACGTTGAGTAA